In Acidobacteriota bacterium, one genomic interval encodes:
- a CDS encoding carboxypeptidase-like regulatory domain-containing protein, translated as MKRLLLIAVVAGLCALAGAGDKSYAELKFVVLKDTNGKPVRNASVILHAVNKKGKQEKGGLQLKTNAEGQASYSGMPFGKLRIQVIATGYQTFGEDYDINQPVMEISIRVKKPQEQVTIYDEKKK; from the coding sequence ATGAAGAGACTCTTGCTGATCGCGGTGGTGGCGGGACTGTGCGCGCTTGCGGGCGCGGGCGACAAGAGCTACGCCGAATTGAAATTCGTGGTGTTGAAGGACACGAATGGCAAGCCGGTACGCAATGCGAGCGTGATCCTGCATGCGGTGAACAAGAAGGGCAAGCAGGAAAAGGGCGGCCTGCAGCTCAAGACCAATGCCGAAGGCCAGGCCAGTTACAGCGGTATGCCGTTCGGCAAGCTGCGGATCCAGGTGATCGCCACCGGATACCAGACCTTCGGCGAGGACTACGACATCAACCAGCCGGTGATGGAGATCAGTATCCGAGTGAAAAAACCGCAGGAGCAGGTGACGATCTACGACGAGAAGAAAAAGTAG
- a CDS encoding M48 family metallopeptidase: protein MNAVYALALVLMLLALGMGVPARAQNAAGHESGVLFPEMAQPPVPVDEVARDVVDLPRIPSGLPAAEPALGAELAQKIAAERKVEPKYDVGRIGMRGVGGGVNFYSIERETAMGRELAGQVEGSARLLNDPVVTEYVNRLGQNLVRNSDARVPFLIKVIDSEEVNAFALPGGFFYVNSGLILAADNEAELAGVMAHEIAHVAARHATKNATRSEIFNLASIPLIFIGGPAGYAVRQAASLLVPMSFLKFSRNAEREADLLGMEYMYAAGYDPGAFLEFFEKLDARVKEKRSFLAKAFATHPMTGDRIRDAQKTIDRYLPERDQYVLTTSEFEQVRGRLATLRSRRMIDVGEGSRPTLRKRSSGGGSGPVLRTPEKPGAKASTTEKDPPTLRKPD, encoded by the coding sequence ATGAATGCGGTCTATGCGCTGGCACTGGTGTTGATGCTGCTGGCGCTGGGGATGGGTGTTCCGGCGCGCGCGCAGAATGCCGCCGGGCACGAGAGTGGCGTCCTGTTTCCGGAGATGGCGCAGCCTCCCGTGCCAGTGGACGAGGTGGCGCGCGACGTTGTGGACCTGCCGCGAATACCGAGCGGCCTGCCCGCGGCGGAGCCGGCACTGGGCGCCGAGCTGGCGCAGAAGATCGCGGCCGAGCGGAAGGTGGAACCGAAGTACGACGTGGGGCGCATCGGGATGCGCGGCGTGGGCGGCGGCGTGAACTTCTACTCCATCGAGCGCGAGACAGCGATGGGGCGCGAGCTGGCCGGCCAGGTGGAAGGGTCAGCGCGCCTGCTGAACGATCCGGTGGTCACCGAGTACGTGAACCGGCTGGGGCAGAACCTGGTGCGCAACTCCGACGCGCGCGTGCCGTTCTTGATCAAGGTGATCGATTCGGAGGAAGTGAACGCGTTCGCGCTGCCCGGCGGCTTTTTCTATGTGAACAGCGGGCTGATCCTGGCGGCGGACAACGAAGCTGAACTCGCGGGCGTGATGGCGCACGAGATCGCGCACGTGGCGGCGCGGCACGCGACCAAGAACGCGACCAGGTCGGAGATCTTCAACCTGGCGTCGATCCCGCTGATCTTCATTGGCGGGCCGGCGGGCTACGCGGTGCGGCAGGCGGCGAGCCTGCTCGTCCCCATGAGCTTCCTGAAATTCAGCCGCAATGCGGAGCGCGAAGCTGACCTGCTGGGCATGGAGTACATGTACGCGGCGGGATACGATCCGGGAGCGTTCCTGGAATTCTTCGAGAAGCTGGACGCGCGGGTGAAAGAGAAGCGTTCGTTTTTGGCGAAGGCGTTCGCGACGCATCCCATGACCGGTGACCGGATCAGGGATGCGCAGAAGACCATCGACCGCTACCTGCCGGAGCGCGACCAGTACGTGCTGACGACGAGCGAGTTCGAGCAGGTGCGCGGGCGGCTGGCGACGCTGCGATCGCGCCGGATGATCGATGTGGGAGAGGGCAGCAGGCCGACGCTGCGCAAACGCTCGAGCGGCGGCGGAAGCGGGCCTGTCCTGCGAACGCCGGAGAAGCCGGGCGCAAAGGCGTCGACGACGGAGAAAGACCCCCCGACGCTGCGGAAACCTGACTGA
- a CDS encoding co-chaperone GroES: MATKLTPLHDRVLVRRIEEGETVRGGIIIPDTAKEKPQEGEVIAVGKGKSNEDGKVRPLDVKAGDRILFGKYSGTEIKIDGEELLIMREEEVLGILSGAAKPAEKHEKHAASSRR, translated from the coding sequence ATGGCTACGAAGCTTACTCCCCTGCACGACCGCGTTCTGGTACGGCGGATCGAAGAGGGCGAAACGGTACGCGGCGGCATCATCATCCCCGACACGGCGAAGGAAAAGCCGCAAGAGGGCGAAGTGATCGCCGTTGGCAAAGGCAAGAGCAATGAAGACGGCAAGGTGCGTCCGCTCGACGTAAAGGCCGGCGACCGCATCCTGTTCGGCAAATACTCCGGCACGGAGATCAAGATCGACGGCGAAGAGCTGCTCATCATGCGCGAGGAAGAAGTCCTCGGCATCCTGAGCGGAGCGGCAAAGCCGGCGGAGAAACACGAGAAGCACGCGGCATCTTCGCGGCGGTAG